In Mucilaginibacter sp. KACC 22063, the genomic stretch ACAAATAAAGAACCTGAGATATTAAAGAAGTCGAACGCCATGCCATAAACGATACATGAAAGTATGATCATCCACAGGCCATCTGCCGGGTTGCCAAAAGCAAATAATCCGAAACGCAGCACCCATGCTAACATACTGAACAGCATGACATTCTTAATACCAAATTTTCTTAAAAAGAAGGGGATAGCTAATATGAATAAGGTCTCAGACATTTGAGATATAGACATAATAAAGGCCGGATATCTCACAGCAAAGGTGGATTTATAAGCAGGTATGTTTTTAAACTCCCCGATAAAGGCATCGCCGTAAGCATTGGTTAACTGTAATGCGGCGCCAAGCAACATGGAGAAAGCGAAGAATATAGCAAATCTTGGTGTTTTAAATAGCGTAAATGCCTTTAAGCCTAATCGGTCTGTAAGCGTTTTGCTCTTATCTCTGTTTAAAAGAGGAGGGCATTTTGGAAGTGTAAATGCGTAAATGCCCAAGGCAAAAGCCACAGCAGCAGCAATGTAAAACTGGTTTGATGATGTTTCATTATCGGTCAGCGTTACTGTCCATAATGCTACGATGAAACCAACTGTGCCCCATGTGCGGATAGGTGGGTAAACCTTAACTACATCATTCCCCGTATTTTTAAGCGCCGAATAGGCAACCGTGATTGATAAAGATAACGTTGGCATGTAAAAGAACATGTTAAGCAACATTACCCAAAAGAACATAGAAGGGTCTTTTACAAGTGGTAAGCAGGCTAATACACAGCCACCTAAAATATGTAGTATACCGTAAAGCTTTTCGGCGTTGATGTAACGATCTGCTAAAATGCCCATTAAAGCAGGCATAAAAATGGCAGAAATACCCATGGTTGAAAAAATTGCGCCAAACTGTGTACCTGTGCCCAGGTTGTTGGAGAACCAGTAATTACCTATAGTAAGTAGCCAGGCGCCCCAGATAAAAAATTGCATAAAATTCATCAGTATTAAGCGAAACTTAATATTCATACAGCACGGGTTTAAAACAGTAATATTTAGTTTAAAATAAAAGCGGAAAGTAGCGAAATATTGTTAAACCGTAAAGCGGAAAAAGCAGAATTAGCTACGGTTTAAATTATGTTGGACAAAATAGGTAAATAAAAAAAGCGCCGCAAGCTTTAAGAAGCTTTGCGGCGTGTAAGTTCGTCTCGTATTTTTGCAGCCTTTTCATAGGCTTCTTCGTTAAGTGCTTCCTGCAACTTTGTTTTAAGTTCCTCTTCACTTAGAGATGTGTAACTACCTGTTGCTGAAGTTATTGTTTTTTCTTCAGCAGCGTCGCTTAAGTTCTCCAGGTATACAAAGTCGTTACCTTCTATTACAATACCTGCAGTTGAAAGAATAAACTCATGCGTATAGATAGGGCAGTTAAAACGTACCGCCATAGCAATGGCATCAGATGTACGGGCGTCTATTTCAATGGTTCTTTTACCATCAGAGCAAATCAGCTTTGAGTAAAATATCCCATCAACCAGATTATAGATTACCACTTCCTGAATCTCTATGTTGTAAGCCTGTGCAAAGCTTTTAAAAAGATCATGGGTAAGCGGGCGGCTTGGGGTCATTTTCTCTATTTCT encodes the following:
- a CDS encoding nucleoside permease, translated to MNIKFRLILMNFMQFFIWGAWLLTIGNYWFSNNLGTGTQFGAIFSTMGISAIFMPALMGILADRYINAEKLYGILHILGGCVLACLPLVKDPSMFFWVMLLNMFFYMPTLSLSITVAYSALKNTGNDVVKVYPPIRTWGTVGFIVALWTVTLTDNETSSNQFYIAAAVAFALGIYAFTLPKCPPLLNRDKSKTLTDRLGLKAFTLFKTPRFAIFFAFSMLLGAALQLTNAYGDAFIGEFKNIPAYKSTFAVRYPAFIMSISQMSETLFILAIPFFLRKFGIKNVMLFSMLAWVLRFGLFAFGNPADGLWMIILSCIVYGMAFDFFNISGSLFVETQTTPEIRGSAQGLFMMMVNGFGALFGSLASGVIIDKFFTLADNSRNWHGIWLTFAAYALVIAVVFPFVFRYKHNAALKHAIAHA
- a CDS encoding bifunctional nuclease family protein encodes the protein MKKIKLDIVGLSYSQTQSGAYALVLGEVSGRRRLPIIIGSFEAQAIAIEIEKMTPSRPLTHDLFKSFAQAYNIEIQEVVIYNLVDGIFYSKLICSDGKRTIEIDARTSDAIAMAVRFNCPIYTHEFILSTAGIVIEGNDFVYLENLSDAAEEKTITSATGSYTSLSEEELKTKLQEALNEEAYEKAAKIRDELTRRKAS